In Carassius gibelio isolate Cgi1373 ecotype wild population from Czech Republic chromosome B2, carGib1.2-hapl.c, whole genome shotgun sequence, a single genomic region encodes these proteins:
- the LOC127951663 gene encoding angiomotin-like 2a, which yields MPLTESAWNESFSGSISDHKYSSPSNKMRGEEASSTVLHRLIQEQLRYGNPTDARTLLAIQQQALRRGGGVGGANRGAGSSQSSSESLSQEEPQSPQLSARQEPQGQEHQVDYQHSENYTTYPHHGEELPTYEQAKAQSQHLASQWCQQHRGCSLQDSETIPKPCEEEDSWDPKRGHIRSLSERLQQFSGERSKMPTTCSASYPQIHGYHANQHLQYNQQGLEYNKQLLYTEYPFPAQQELYYKAPPSFNSQHNRLQTPEVCHRLSPSPPAGREVTACSSSQLEMLMNENKRLKQELEGHTEKALRIQKLEQEIQRISEAYETLMKGCAKRETLEQALRNKLMAEIKRLQHSSIQAAKEAEAADQNQNVIEKLLLQNEEQQLQCARLEQEVQHLRNEVENHQCRSEALEMALRSTQTRSQQLWSELQRKRAYVEKVERLQGALTQLQATCKKREGLETRLRTRLEQELRSLRNQQRQPQSVCGVSHVSVFTLQEQLREKEECILSLEADKTRWEQKYLEEKTMREFAMDAAATAAAQRDTTIINHSPCHSFIEELPSSEYRNQEVENRIRALYTQILEKDTVISILKQKLQQEQKRESGAEAITIAHSLVTHTAQGKGKSRSSDPATSTSHSAHALVVAPGQPEAVLLEKQTTDQTSHTENSSDNIQKAPSAVDLFKGLDNVSAEAVEIFI from the exons ATGCCATTAACAGAATCCGCGTGGAATGAAAGTTTTAGTGG GTCCATTTCAGATCATAAATACTCGTCTCCATCAAATAAAATGAGAGGTGAAGAAGCATCTAGTACTGTCCTGCACAGACTAATCCAAGAACAGCTTCGCTATGGAAACCCCACAGATGCCCGCACACTCCTGGCCATCCAGCAGCAGGCTCTGAGACGAGGAGGAGGTGTTGGGGGTGCTAACAGAGGAGCTGGTTCTTCACAGTCTTCATCTGAGAGCCTCAGCCAGGAGGAGCCCCAGTCTCCTCAGCTCTCTGCGCGCCAAGAACCCCAGGGTCAAGAGCACCAGGTGGACTACCAGCACTCTGAGAACTACACAACATACCCACACCACGGCGAGGAGCTACCCACCTATGAACAAGCCAAGGCTCAGTCTCAGCATTTAGCCTCCCAGTGGTGCCAACAGCACAGGGGCTGCTCACTACAGGATAGTGAAACCATCCCGAAGCCCTGTGAAGAGGAAGACAGCTGGGATCCGAAGCGAGGCCACATACGGTCACTCAGTGAGAGGCTTCAGCAGTTTTCAGGAGAGCGCAGTAAAATGCCTACAACATGTTCTGCCAGTTACCCTCAGATACATGGATATCATGCAAACCAGCACTTACAATATAACCAGCAAGGACTGGAGTACAATAAGCAGCTTCTTTATACAGAGTACCCCTTTCCTGCACAACAAGAACTTTACTACAAAGCACCACCATCATTTAATTCCCAGCACAACAG ACTTCAAACACCAGAGGTTTGCCATAGACTGTCCCCATCTCCCCCTGCTGGCAGGGAGGTCACAGCTTGCAGTAGCAGTCAACTGGAAATGCTAATGAACGAGAATAAAAGACTGAAACAGGAACTAGAGGGACACACTGAGAAGGCCCTCAGAATTCAGAAG CTGGAACAAGAGATCCAAAGGATCTCAGAGGCCTACGAAACTCTGATGAAGGGCTGCGCTAAAAGAGAGACTCTAGAGCAAGCTCTAAGAAACAAGCTGATGGCTGAGATCAAGAGGCTTCAGCATTCAAGCATTCAAGCCGCAAAAGAAGCCGAAGCTGCTGACCAGAACCAGAATGTTATTGAGAAGCTCCTTCTTCAGA ATGAAGAACAGCAGCTTCAGTGTGCACGTCTGGAGCAGGAGGTTCAGCATCTGCGAAATGAAGTGGAGAACCATCAGTGCAGAAGTGAGGCCCTGGAGATGGCGCTGAGGTCCACGCAGACACGCAGCCAGCAGCTGTGGTCGGAGCTGCAGAGGAAGAGAGCGTATGTGGAGAAGGTTGAGCGTCTGCAGGGGGCTCTAACTCAGCTGCAGGCGACCTGCAAGAAAAGAGAAGGGCTGGAAACACGCCTGAGGACACGGCTGGAGCAGGAACTGCGGAGCCTCCGAAATCAGCAG cGGCAGCCACAGTCAGTCTGCGGAGTGTCCCACGTGAGTGTTTTCACACTTCAAGAGCAGCTGCGGGAGAAAGAAGAATGCATTCTGTCACTGGAGGCCGACAAGACACgatgggaacaaaaatacttggAGGAGAAGACCATGAGGGAGTTTGCGATGGATGCCGCTGCCACCGCTGCAGCTCAAAG AGACACAACCATCATCAACCATTCGCCCTGCCATTCGTTCATTGAGGAGCTCCCATCATCTGAGTACAGGAACCAGGAGGTAGAAAACCG GATCCGTGCCCTGTACACCCAAATCCTGGAGAAGGACACAGTGATTAGCATCCTGAAGCAGAAGTTGCAGCAGGAGCAGAAGAGAGAGTCAGGTGCTGAGGCCATCACCATCGCTCATTCACTGGTCACACACACTGCCCAGGGCAAAG GGAAGAGTCGTTCCAGTGACCCAGCGACTAGTACGTCCCATTCAGCGCACGCTCTGGTAGTAGCCCCGGGACAACCTGAAGCAGTTCTGTTGGAGAAACAGACAACAGATCAAACCTCCCACACAGAGAACAGCTCTG